The Streptomyces camelliae genome window below encodes:
- a CDS encoding glycoside hydrolase family 12 protein, translating to MATRTYRRVATALVAPALALGATVGLAAAPASAAVWSSCDQWGSTTLNGYTLYNDIWGSGAGSQCIWANSGTNWGVWADHPNTGGIKSYPNAKKVINKSISSLGSLTSGYNVTVPSSGAYETAYDIWDTNHKYEIMLWVNKTGAVGPLGTSQGTVSLGGSTWTVYKGNNGSNDVFSFVRSSNSSSGTVDVLPILKWIKDTKGWFGDVTIGDFQFGFEITSSSGGLNFAVNSESISSS from the coding sequence ATGGCAACACGCACGTACCGCAGAGTCGCCACGGCCCTCGTCGCCCCTGCCCTGGCCCTCGGCGCCACCGTCGGCCTCGCCGCGGCCCCCGCCTCCGCCGCGGTCTGGTCCTCCTGCGACCAGTGGGGCAGCACCACGCTGAACGGCTACACCCTGTACAACGACATCTGGGGTTCCGGCGCCGGCAGCCAGTGCATCTGGGCCAACTCCGGCACCAACTGGGGTGTCTGGGCCGACCACCCCAACACCGGCGGCATCAAGTCCTACCCCAACGCCAAGAAGGTGATCAACAAGTCGATCAGCTCCTTGGGCTCGCTCACCAGCGGCTACAACGTCACCGTCCCGTCGTCCGGCGCCTACGAGACGGCGTACGACATCTGGGACACGAACCACAAGTACGAGATCATGCTCTGGGTCAACAAGACCGGCGCCGTCGGCCCGCTCGGCACCTCCCAGGGCACCGTCAGCCTCGGCGGCTCCACCTGGACCGTCTACAAGGGCAACAACGGCTCCAACGACGTGTTCTCCTTCGTCCGCAGCTCCAACTCCAGCTCCGGCACGGTCGACGTCCTGCCGATCCTGAAGTGGATCAAGGACACCAAGGGCTGGTTCGGCGATGTGACCATCGGTGACTTCCAGTTCGGCTTCGAGATCACCTCGTCCTCCGGCGGGCTGAACTTCGCCGTCAACAGCGAGAGCATCAGCAGCAGTTGA
- a CDS encoding glycosyl hydrolase family 95 catalytic domain-containing protein: protein MSHGPVHGTWEPAPAARWEDGFLSGNGHHGVCVCGDPNEERVVVNHHTLVRPNGGEHARPPRLADQLALLQDRLLAGDRTAAEGFTDGRPLQWVQPFHPGFQIRLSRSGESGSESGGGYRRDVDFSSGEVTAVAGDFHSRVFVSRADDVIVHEITANGDLDIRLDHRLPGAPAGLRVGHGALLTPEGALLSLRARYPDSDRAYTGVTLVAVLDGRTELLPPGVRVTGARTVLLLTRVLRHTGEADVIAEARLLRRLLEGTEGSSQPPYDLLLARHLPLHRTAYQRVTLDLGADPADRALPGSELLTRPDSPALLERLFAAGRYHLLSSSGLLPPRLTGLWTGDWNTAWSGAFTTNANLNLQTASAPAAALPEVTEALAGFVAGQLPHWRENARAIFGARGVVAPSHTDGESGLTYHFSREYPLHLWTAGADWLLKPLVDHDEMRGERDPRTAAALAETAAFYEDFLTRTDADGHLVVVPSYSPENRPANASWGALNAAMDLSAARHALLTAADYHPEQGVKWRKLAERLPPHRINADGALAEWAWPGLDDTYDHRHLSHLYGVWPLDEINPYDTPGLAAAARRALELRGAENHSAHGHLHHALIAARLRDAGRAAHALRQVLGGDFFHASLMSAHYPRRDVYNADAAHTLPGVLIEMLVQSTPDRLVLLPAVPDSCPTGELRGVRTRFGAEIDLSWTPDGARAVVKPSRTHRIDLRTSSGAQPLDLVAGEDRVLTLGTR from the coding sequence ATGAGCCATGGACCCGTCCACGGGACCTGGGAGCCCGCCCCGGCCGCTCGCTGGGAGGACGGCTTCCTGAGCGGGAACGGCCACCACGGTGTCTGTGTGTGCGGTGATCCGAACGAGGAACGGGTCGTCGTCAATCACCACACCCTGGTCCGGCCCAACGGCGGCGAGCACGCCCGGCCACCCCGGCTCGCCGACCAACTCGCTCTGCTCCAGGACCGGTTGCTCGCCGGCGACCGCACCGCCGCCGAGGGCTTCACCGACGGGCGGCCGCTGCAGTGGGTGCAGCCCTTCCACCCCGGCTTCCAGATACGGCTCAGCCGGTCCGGAGAGAGCGGGAGCGAGAGCGGGGGTGGCTACCGGCGGGACGTCGATTTCAGCAGCGGCGAGGTCACCGCCGTCGCCGGCGACTTCCACAGCCGGGTCTTCGTCTCCCGCGCGGACGACGTGATCGTGCACGAGATCACGGCCAACGGCGACCTCGACATCCGGCTCGATCACCGGCTGCCCGGCGCCCCGGCCGGGCTGCGGGTCGGCCATGGCGCGCTGCTCACCCCCGAGGGCGCCCTGCTGAGCCTGCGCGCCCGCTACCCCGACAGCGACCGCGCCTACACCGGAGTCACCCTCGTCGCCGTCCTCGACGGCCGCACCGAACTCCTTCCGCCCGGCGTCCGGGTCACCGGCGCCCGCACGGTCCTGCTGCTCACCCGCGTCCTCCGGCACACCGGCGAGGCCGACGTGATCGCCGAGGCCCGGCTGCTCCGAAGGCTCCTCGAAGGCACTGAGGGCAGCTCGCAGCCGCCGTACGACCTCCTCCTCGCCCGGCACCTGCCCCTGCACCGCACCGCCTACCAGCGGGTCACCCTCGACCTCGGCGCCGATCCCGCCGACCGTGCCCTGCCCGGCTCGGAGCTCCTCACGCGCCCGGACAGCCCCGCCCTGCTGGAACGGCTCTTCGCCGCCGGCCGCTACCACCTGCTCTCCAGCAGCGGCCTGCTGCCACCCCGGCTCACCGGACTGTGGACCGGTGACTGGAACACCGCCTGGTCCGGGGCGTTCACCACCAACGCCAACCTCAACCTCCAGACCGCCTCCGCACCGGCCGCCGCCCTGCCCGAGGTCACCGAGGCGCTCGCCGGCTTCGTCGCCGGGCAGCTGCCGCACTGGCGGGAGAACGCCCGCGCGATCTTCGGCGCCCGGGGCGTGGTCGCGCCCTCGCACACCGACGGCGAGTCCGGGCTGACGTACCACTTCAGCCGCGAATACCCCCTGCACCTGTGGACGGCCGGCGCCGACTGGCTGCTCAAGCCGCTGGTCGACCACGACGAGATGCGCGGCGAGCGGGATCCGCGCACGGCCGCCGCGCTCGCCGAGACCGCCGCCTTCTACGAGGACTTCCTCACCCGCACCGACGCGGACGGCCATCTCGTCGTCGTGCCCTCCTACTCGCCCGAGAACCGGCCCGCGAACGCCAGTTGGGGCGCGCTCAACGCGGCCATGGATCTCTCCGCCGCCCGGCACGCCCTGCTCACCGCCGCCGACTACCACCCCGAACAGGGTGTGAAATGGCGGAAGTTGGCGGAGCGGCTGCCACCGCACCGCATCAACGCCGACGGCGCGCTCGCCGAATGGGCCTGGCCCGGTCTGGACGACACGTACGACCACCGCCACCTCAGCCACCTCTACGGCGTCTGGCCGCTGGACGAGATCAACCCCTACGACACCCCCGGCCTGGCCGCCGCCGCCCGCCGCGCCCTCGAACTGCGCGGCGCGGAGAACCACTCGGCGCACGGCCATCTGCACCACGCCCTGATCGCGGCCCGGCTGCGGGACGCCGGACGGGCCGCGCACGCCCTGCGCCAAGTGCTCGGCGGCGACTTCTTCCACGCCTCGCTGATGAGCGCCCACTATCCGCGGCGGGACGTCTACAACGCGGACGCCGCGCACACCCTGCCCGGCGTCCTGATCGAGATGCTCGTCCAGTCCACCCCCGACCGGCTGGTCCTGCTGCCCGCCGTGCCGGATTCCTGCCCCACCGGTGAACTGAGGGGCGTACGCACCCGGTTCGGCGCCGAGATCGACCTGAGCTGGACCCCGGACGGAGCCCGAGCCGTCGTCAAGCCCAGCCGCACCCACCGCATCGACCTGCGGACTTCCTCCGGCGCACAACCGCTGGACCTCGTCGCCGGAGAAGACCGCGTCCTCACCCTGGGGACGCGGTGA